TTTAATCCGTCGCGGACGTCGGGGAGCGCGCGGCTCGTGATGACCGACATCGAATAATCGATATACGCCTGTTTGACTTCCGCATCGATAGGAATCGGTATCAGCGTACCGCCTTCCGGTGTTTGTATCTCTTCCATAATTGCAATCCTTATTGATTTTATCGGGTCATTATGCTTGCGTTTTGCCGCCGAAAACACGAGCTGCGAGCGATCGAGCCGGCGGATGACAAGCGCAAAACGTCAAACGTCCAAATTGGCATAAACGGCGTTTTCTTCGATAAACTTACGGCGCGGTTCGACCGCTTCTCCCATGCACACGCTGAACATTTTGTCGGCGGCGACGACATCGGGAATCGTCACGCGCTTCATTTTTCGTCTCGCGGGATCCATCGTCGTTTCCCACAGCTGCGTACCGTCCATTTCGCCGAGACCTTTGTAGCGCTGAACGGAAGCCTTTGCCGCATTGTCGCCGAGCTGCTTCAAAACTTCGGCTTTTTCGTTGTCGTCGTATACGTACCACTCTTTTTTATTCCAGCTCACTTTGTACAGCGGCGGCATCGCAAGGTACACATAACCGTCTTCGATGATCTGCGGCATATAGCGGAAAAAGAACGTCAACAGCAGCGTGCGGATGTGCGAACCGTCGACATCGGCATCGGCCATGATGATTATCTTGTGATAGCGGAGCTTCGATATGTCGAAATCTTTTCCGATCCCGGCGCCCAAAGACGCGATAACCGGTTCAAGTTTGTCGTTGTTGATCACTTTGTCGATCCGCGTCTTTTCGACGTTGAGCATTTTGCCCCACAGCGGAAGGATGGCCTGCCGCTTCGAATCGCGGCCTTTTTTGGCCGAACCGCCTGCGGAATCGCCCTCAACGATGTACACTTCGCATTCGGCGGGATCTTTCGACGAACAATCGGAAAGTTTGCCCGGAAGACCGAAACTGTCGAGACCGCTTTTACGCCTCGTCGCTTCTTTTGCCCGCCGAGCTGCGATCCGCGCGCTCGCTTCTCCGACCGCTTTTTCGAGGATCTTTTCCAAATCCTGCGGATGCTGTTCGAAAAAGAGCGTCAATTTTTCTTTGACAAGGGAATCAACGATCGTGCGCACTTCACTGTTACCGAGCTTCGTTTTCGTCTGCCCTTCAAACTGCGGTTCGGGCACTTTGAGCGATAAAACGGCGGTAATGCCGGCACGGACGTCTTCGCCGGTGAGCTTTTCGTCCATTTTTTTGGAAAGTTTTTGATTCGCTTCCAAAAATTTATTGAGTACGAAAGTCAGCGCGATTTTAAAGCCGTCGAGGTGAGTTCCGCCTTCGACCGTATTGATATCGTTGACATAAGTGTAAATCGTTTCGTTATAGCCGTCGTTGTATTGGAGCGCGAGTTCGGTCATAACGCCGTTGTCTTCGCCTTCGATAAAAGCCGGTTCCGCCGGAATGACATTTTTCCCTTCGTTGAGATAGGATACGAAGTGGCGGATGCCGCCGTCGAATTTAAAGACGACCTCTTTCGGCGTTTCGAGCCGCTCGTCGCGGAATACGATCGTAATGCCGCTGTTCAAAAACGCGAGTTCGCGCAAGCGTTTTGCAAGAACGTCAAAATCGTAAGTCGTCGTTTCGGTAAAAATCGTTTTGTCGGCTTTCCAGCGTATTTGAGTACCGTGGCGGTCGGTTGTACCGATTTCCTGCACTTTCGTCTTGGGTACACCGATTTCGTACCGCTGAAACCAGCGTTTACCGTCGGAATCGATCGTCGCTTCCATCCATGAGGAAAGCGCATTGACGCAGCTGACGCCGACGCCGTGCAAACCGCCGGAAACTTTGTACGCGCCTTTATCGAATTTGCCGCCGGCGTGCAGACGCGTTAAAACGAGTTCCAGCGCGCTCACGTGCTCCGTCGGATGCATGCCGACGGGGATGCCGCGGCCGTTGTCTTCGACGCGTACGATATCGTCTTTTTCGAGGGCAACGATGATCCGATCGCAAAAACCCGCCATCGCTTCGTCGATACTGTTGTCTACGACTTCATATACGAGATGATGAAGCCCCTGCGGCCCGGTCGAACCGATGTACATACCCGGCCGTTTGCGCACCGCTTCGAGACCTTTTAAAACTTGAATGCTGCCCGCTGAATAATGTTCCGGTGATTGACTCATGCTTTACCTTTAATGATTTTCAGTATATTTGTATATATTATAGAAAAAATTGATACTTCACTATAGCAAAAAAAGAGAAAAAAGTAAAGAACACGAAAATCCGAGCAGTGGTCGTTCGCGGTTTTCAAAAACTTCAGTTTTTGGAAAGTTTCCTTGATTTAATGTGCGACGTTTAAAATTAAGTCATTATAATATAAAGACTTAATTTTAAACTCGACAGGCTGTCGAGAAAGTAACCGACTTTTGAGACAGCCCCTTACCATCCCTATATAGTGCGGTATTGCAGAAAATGTCAATTTTCGAAACTACCGCACTCGTGCGCGTAAGCGCACACG
This Treponema socranskii subsp. buccale DNA region includes the following protein-coding sequences:
- the gyrB gene encoding DNA topoisomerase (ATP-hydrolyzing) subunit B codes for the protein MSQSPEHYSAGSIQVLKGLEAVRKRPGMYIGSTGPQGLHHLVYEVVDNSIDEAMAGFCDRIIVALEKDDIVRVEDNGRGIPVGMHPTEHVSALELVLTRLHAGGKFDKGAYKVSGGLHGVGVSCVNALSSWMEATIDSDGKRWFQRYEIGVPKTKVQEIGTTDRHGTQIRWKADKTIFTETTTYDFDVLAKRLRELAFLNSGITIVFRDERLETPKEVVFKFDGGIRHFVSYLNEGKNVIPAEPAFIEGEDNGVMTELALQYNDGYNETIYTYVNDINTVEGGTHLDGFKIALTFVLNKFLEANQKLSKKMDEKLTGEDVRAGITAVLSLKVPEPQFEGQTKTKLGNSEVRTIVDSLVKEKLTLFFEQHPQDLEKILEKAVGEASARIAARRAKEATRRKSGLDSFGLPGKLSDCSSKDPAECEVYIVEGDSAGGSAKKGRDSKRQAILPLWGKMLNVEKTRIDKVINNDKLEPVIASLGAGIGKDFDISKLRYHKIIIMADADVDGSHIRTLLLTFFFRYMPQIIEDGYVYLAMPPLYKVSWNKKEWYVYDDNEKAEVLKQLGDNAAKASVQRYKGLGEMDGTQLWETTMDPARRKMKRVTIPDVVAADKMFSVCMGEAVEPRRKFIEENAVYANLDV